In Romeriopsis navalis LEGE 11480, the following are encoded in one genomic region:
- a CDS encoding HAMP domain-containing protein yields MRLVSGTAEQIIAQEDFDLRVAVTTDDEVGTVARALNQLLESMMQHTQALAEARDNLELRVQARTSELEAALVELRQTQIQAIQAEKLSSLGQTVSGVVHEINNPTDFLAGNLKPALGYIQDLCEIIDLYQSTDPVPEAVITETIEDLDLDFIREDFPQMITSMRSGGDRIRHISDSLRVFSRADSEHPTPFDVPQGLA; encoded by the coding sequence TTGCGGCTTGTTTCGGGGACAGCGGAGCAGATTATTGCGCAGGAGGACTTCGACTTGCGGGTCGCCGTGACGACTGATGATGAGGTCGGGACCGTGGCGCGGGCCTTGAATCAACTGCTGGAGTCGATGATGCAACATACCCAGGCCCTGGCGGAGGCTCGGGATAATTTAGAACTGCGGGTGCAAGCGCGGACGTCGGAGCTTGAGGCGGCGCTGGTGGAGCTGCGGCAAACCCAGATTCAGGCGATTCAGGCGGAGAAACTCTCGAGTTTAGGTCAAACGGTTTCGGGTGTTGTCCATGAGATTAATAATCCCACCGACTTCCTCGCTGGGAATCTCAAACCGGCGTTGGGCTACATTCAGGATTTATGCGAGATTATTGATCTCTATCAGTCGACTGATCCGGTTCCCGAGGCGGTGATTACTGAGACGATTGAGGATCTTGATTTAGACTTTATCCGGGAGGATTTTCCGCAGATGATTACCTCCATGCGCAGTGGGGGCGATCGGATTCGACATATTAGCGATAGTTTACGTGTGTTTTCGCGGGCCGACTCCGAGCATCCGACACCATTTGATGTGCCGCAGGGACTTGCATAG
- a CDS encoding sensor histidine kinase translates to MHSTLLILKHRLKDNQQRPQITIVKQYGEPTLIDCYAGQRNQVFMNILSNAINAFDELYELPCMGERQAPTITVEAFLEDQQQIITIADNGPGILAAIRQRIFEDFLTTKAVGKGTRIGMALSQQIIVERHHGQLICHSECGHGTAFRIQLPQQQGAMLPVD, encoded by the coding sequence TTGCATAGTACGCTGCTGATTCTGAAACATCGGCTTAAGGATAATCAACAGCGACCCCAAATTACGATCGTCAAACAGTATGGTGAGCCGACCCTGATTGATTGCTATGCCGGACAGCGGAATCAGGTGTTTATGAATATCTTGTCCAATGCGATCAATGCGTTTGATGAGCTGTATGAGTTGCCTTGCATGGGTGAGCGGCAAGCCCCAACGATCACGGTTGAGGCCTTCCTGGAAGATCAGCAGCAGATTATCACGATCGCGGACAACGGACCGGGGATTTTGGCTGCAATTCGTCAGCGGATTTTTGAAGACTTCTTGACGACGAAAGCCGTAGGTAAGGGGACGCGCATTGGCATGGCTTTAAGTCAGCAGATTATCGTTGAGCGTCATCACGGCCAACTGATTTGTCATTCGGAATGTGGTCATGGCACGGCATTTCGGATTCAGTTGCCACAGCAGCAAGGGGCAATGCTGCCAGTAGATTAA